The following coding sequences lie in one Listeria ivanovii subsp. londoniensis genomic window:
- a CDS encoding phage major capsid protein: MKNPDKVKMGKEQLQAVLDKAMTSEDPKVQAAAISEWSEGFQAQLVAEAEKAARAGLTDDQVMAQRGFTVLNTQERDFYNTIIENKGLDNLDVVIPVTVYDRIFENLEEQHPLLAAIDFVNTTGITRWLYRKADAEGALWSDVTDAITKELSNGFEKIEIGQTKLTAFIPLYNSTLDLGPVWIDKFIVTLLSEALAIGLEKAIVTGTGKDMPIGMDRDLDGAVVGGEYPAKAAKTLNDLLPQTLGEEIMAPLTLDGKRAVSDIIFVLNPLTYWSKFFGAITTMTSAAQYVQTLPINAQNIQSRYVAKNKLIVGVPTDYFMGIGTTGKIESSKEYRFLEDQTVFAARQLANGRPKDNTSFLVFDIENLKPLLTLIKELDTPS; encoded by the coding sequence ATGAAAAACCCAGACAAAGTAAAAATGGGAAAGGAACAGCTTCAAGCCGTTCTTGACAAAGCAATGACATCAGAAGACCCTAAAGTCCAAGCAGCAGCTATCTCAGAGTGGTCAGAAGGGTTCCAGGCGCAGTTAGTGGCGGAAGCAGAAAAAGCAGCACGTGCGGGACTTACAGACGACCAGGTGATGGCGCAACGAGGGTTCACTGTGCTAAATACACAAGAGCGAGATTTCTATAACACCATTATCGAAAATAAAGGATTAGATAATCTGGATGTGGTAATCCCAGTTACTGTATATGACCGCATCTTTGAAAACCTGGAGGAGCAACATCCATTGCTAGCGGCAATTGATTTTGTCAATACCACCGGGATTACCCGTTGGTTATATCGTAAAGCCGATGCAGAAGGCGCTTTATGGTCTGATGTAACGGATGCCATTACAAAGGAACTCAGCAATGGATTTGAGAAGATTGAAATCGGTCAGACAAAACTTACTGCGTTTATCCCATTGTATAACTCAACGTTAGACCTCGGCCCGGTTTGGATTGATAAGTTTATTGTGACACTGCTATCAGAAGCACTAGCAATTGGTCTTGAGAAAGCTATCGTAACAGGGACAGGGAAGGATATGCCGATTGGTATGGACCGAGACCTTGATGGAGCGGTGGTTGGAGGAGAGTACCCTGCAAAAGCAGCGAAGACTCTTAACGATTTACTGCCACAAACATTAGGTGAGGAGATTATGGCGCCCCTTACGTTAGATGGTAAAAGAGCGGTTTCGGATATCATTTTCGTGCTTAACCCACTAACATATTGGTCCAAATTCTTCGGAGCGATTACGACAATGACGTCCGCTGCGCAATATGTGCAGACGTTACCTATCAATGCACAAAATATCCAATCACGCTATGTTGCGAAGAATAAGTTAATTGTAGGGGTTCCAACAGACTATTTCATGGGAATTGGTACAACCGGGAAAATCGAGTCTTCTAAAGAATATCGTTTCCTCGAAGACCAAACCGTTTTTGCGGCCCGCCAGCTAGCGAATGGCCGTCCAAAAGATAACACATCCTTCCTTGTATTTGATATTGAGAACTTAAAGCCATTGCTAACCTTGATTAAAGAGTTAGATACACCCAGCTGA
- a CDS encoding DEAD/DEAH box helicase, whose translation MSGPIQFKAHDYQDFAIEKILLFPKCGLFLDMGMGKTVTTLTAIAELMYSNLEVSKVLVIAPLRVAEDTWSREAEKWSHTTFLQVSKVLGPLKQRESALNQKADIYVINRENLVWLVDYIGKSWDFDMVVVDEFSSFKNSKSQRFKALRKVLPKIKRLVGLTGTPAPNTLLDLWPQIYLLDRGERLGKTKRAYLERYFTAGARNGHVIFDWKLRDGAEELIHHKISDICVSMKAEDWLDMPKRIDNTVAVTLPSKARAQYKELEKELLLEFENSDVVADSAAVLSNKLLQIANGAIYDENQDYQEIHNKKLEALADIIEESNGQPVLVFYSYKHDEKRLLKHLKKHRPEKLTDSKSIKKWNAGKTSVLLAHPASAGHGLNLQDGGHIVVWFGLTWSLELYQQANARLFRQGQRESVIIHHIVAKNTLDEKVITALSSKKVGQDALLEAVKARLEEVKNDERRR comes from the coding sequence ATGAGTGGGCCAATACAGTTCAAAGCACATGACTATCAGGATTTTGCAATAGAGAAGATACTGCTTTTCCCTAAGTGTGGCTTATTTCTAGACATGGGCATGGGAAAAACCGTAACAACCTTAACGGCTATCGCTGAACTAATGTATAGCAACTTAGAAGTTAGCAAAGTGCTTGTCATAGCTCCACTTCGAGTAGCAGAAGATACGTGGAGTCGAGAAGCTGAGAAGTGGAGCCACACCACTTTTTTACAAGTTTCCAAAGTTTTAGGGCCTCTTAAGCAAAGAGAGAGTGCCTTAAACCAGAAAGCCGATATCTACGTCATCAATCGTGAGAATTTAGTTTGGTTGGTTGATTACATTGGTAAAAGCTGGGACTTCGATATGGTAGTTGTAGATGAATTCTCTAGTTTTAAAAACAGTAAGTCACAGCGATTCAAGGCATTACGAAAAGTACTTCCAAAGATTAAACGACTTGTAGGACTTACAGGAACGCCAGCACCGAACACACTGTTAGACTTATGGCCCCAGATTTATTTGTTAGACAGAGGCGAACGTCTAGGTAAAACGAAACGAGCATACCTAGAAAGATATTTCACAGCGGGTGCAAGAAACGGGCATGTGATATTTGACTGGAAATTACGCGATGGGGCAGAGGAACTTATCCATCATAAAATTAGTGATATATGCGTGAGTATGAAAGCCGAGGACTGGCTTGATATGCCTAAACGAATAGATAATACTGTTGCCGTTACCCTGCCAAGCAAGGCAAGGGCGCAGTACAAAGAACTAGAAAAGGAACTACTTCTAGAATTTGAGAACTCAGATGTAGTAGCAGACTCGGCCGCAGTGCTTTCTAATAAACTGCTACAGATAGCGAATGGGGCAATATACGACGAAAATCAAGACTATCAAGAGATACACAATAAGAAACTGGAAGCCTTAGCGGACATCATCGAGGAAAGCAATGGCCAGCCTGTTCTTGTTTTCTACAGCTATAAACATGACGAGAAACGGTTACTAAAACACTTAAAGAAGCATAGACCGGAAAAGTTAACAGACTCAAAAAGTATCAAGAAATGGAATGCAGGTAAGACAAGCGTGCTACTTGCGCATCCAGCCAGTGCAGGGCATGGACTGAATCTCCAAGATGGAGGGCATATAGTAGTTTGGTTTGGTCTAACTTGGAGCTTAGAACTCTATCAGCAGGCTAATGCGAGGTTATTCCGGCAGGGACAGAGAGAGTCTGTGATAATACATCACATAGTAGCTAAGAACACATTAGACGAGAAGGTTATCACAGCATTAAGCAGCAAGAAAGTAGGACAAGATGCATTGCTTGAGGCGGTTAAAGCAAGACTTGAGGAAGTGAAGAATGATGAAAGGCGGAGATAA
- a CDS encoding P27 family phage terminase small subunit, translated as MAENKSWEILAKSQSYKQRRGKIRNSLLKHLEIKDAKREPFLDIVEQYMSLWDTACQLELDISERGVVVVGTHGMKKNDSVPEQQKVNKQMLSILAYLDMNPEAAADVTGGDIDDTV; from the coding sequence ATGGCAGAAAATAAAAGCTGGGAAATTTTAGCAAAATCACAGAGTTACAAACAAAGGCGTGGTAAAATCAGAAACTCACTTTTGAAACATCTAGAAATAAAGGATGCAAAAAGAGAGCCCTTTCTGGACATAGTAGAGCAGTACATGTCATTGTGGGATACCGCATGCCAGCTAGAGCTCGATATATCAGAACGCGGAGTTGTAGTAGTAGGAACGCACGGCATGAAGAAAAATGACTCTGTCCCAGAACAGCAAAAAGTCAATAAGCAAATGCTTAGTATTCTCGCATATCTCGACATGAATCCAGAGGCGGCAGCAGATGTTACAGGCGGGGATATAGATGATACCGTATAA
- a CDS encoding HNH endonuclease — protein sequence MTRFYNSKEWKKVRADAKRRDNNECQLCKQEGKHNRCEAVHHIKEVREYPELALVLSNLVCVCKVHHNREHPEKLQKQKKKFENEERW from the coding sequence ATGACTCGCTTTTATAACTCGAAGGAGTGGAAGAAGGTACGAGCAGATGCAAAGCGTAGAGACAACAACGAGTGTCAACTATGCAAGCAAGAAGGTAAACACAACAGATGTGAAGCTGTTCACCACATCAAAGAAGTGCGAGAATATCCTGAGCTGGCATTAGTACTAAGTAACCTAGTATGTGTCTGTAAAGTTCATCACAACAGAGAACACCCAGAAAAGTTACAGAAACAGAAAAAGAAATTTGAAAATGAAGAGCGCTGGTAA
- a CDS encoding type VI secretion protein — protein sequence MLESKIETYLREQVQKRGGLCWKFTSPGTRGVPDRIVMLNKKVAFVELKAPGKELKKLQRKRKKQIEAEGHWHCKVDTKEQVNGLMDLFEMIL from the coding sequence ATGCTAGAATCCAAAATCGAGACATATCTGAGGGAGCAGGTGCAGAAACGCGGTGGGCTTTGTTGGAAATTTACAAGTCCGGGAACGCGAGGAGTACCAGACAGGATAGTGATGCTTAACAAGAAAGTCGCTTTTGTGGAATTGAAGGCACCGGGAAAAGAGCTCAAAAAACTACAAAGAAAGAGAAAGAAACAAATTGAAGCGGAGGGGCATTGGCACTGCAAGGTAGATACAAAAGAACAAGTTAATGGTTTAATGGACCTCTTTGAGATGATTCTATGA
- a CDS encoding terminase TerL endonuclease subunit, with translation MVDSGEVPSSQEMKDLMPFLRAKLDAPNAFVDNKRIDNALANAERFFEFKQYPFQKFLLTFITYVFVRNEQGELELMFNEYFIYAGRGFGKNTILSESSFELTTSNHNVKNYNVDIVATSEEQAMTSFKDIRDMLENNKEFMKSRYSWSKTEIRNRKNGSTIKARTSNPKTKDGGRPGAVGFDEAHAYDSYKSFNVHTTGLGKVPFARRFYLTTDGYIRGSVLDDIKERAKMVLRGELPNSKLFPFMCKLDDPEEVHDPRNWEKANPMLRYNSDLRAQVEQEYETAKVTPSLMVEFMTKRMNCPTENLATAVATWDNILATNQDFPELIGQNCIGAVDYARVRDFCAVGLLFKVADKRYWIHHTFIPASALVVQKFNFDIEAAVKQGLCTIVQGETIEPDIVADWFEVQARKYRIQRVCMDDYKYQYMKPELSSRGFEPWIVRNGKTTHTKVLPLVDMLFAKHKLVFGNDMMMRWYTNNTYLDIDTKGNVSFEKIDPEKRKNDGFMALIHALTQDGELKEVRRIRRKPRSYSY, from the coding sequence ATGGTAGATAGCGGGGAGGTTCCTAGCTCACAAGAAATGAAAGACCTCATGCCTTTTCTCCGAGCTAAACTAGATGCGCCTAATGCTTTTGTGGATAATAAACGAATTGATAACGCTCTTGCAAATGCAGAGCGTTTTTTCGAGTTTAAGCAATACCCCTTTCAAAAGTTCTTACTAACTTTCATCACTTATGTTTTTGTAAGAAATGAACAGGGTGAGCTTGAGCTTATGTTTAACGAATATTTCATATATGCAGGACGCGGCTTTGGTAAAAATACAATTCTGTCTGAGTCTTCGTTTGAGCTGACAACGTCAAATCATAATGTCAAAAACTATAACGTAGACATTGTAGCTACGTCAGAAGAGCAAGCGATGACCTCCTTCAAAGACATTCGAGACATGCTTGAGAACAATAAAGAATTTATGAAAAGCCGATACTCCTGGAGTAAGACTGAAATCCGCAATCGGAAAAATGGTTCAACTATTAAAGCGAGAACCTCAAATCCAAAAACTAAAGATGGCGGACGTCCAGGTGCGGTTGGCTTTGATGAAGCGCACGCTTACGACTCATACAAATCTTTCAATGTTCACACTACAGGGCTGGGTAAAGTTCCGTTCGCTCGTCGTTTTTATCTGACAACCGACGGCTATATCCGAGGTAGCGTTCTGGACGATATAAAAGAGCGGGCAAAAATGGTGCTTCGTGGGGAGTTGCCGAACTCGAAACTATTTCCATTCATGTGTAAGTTGGATGACCCAGAGGAAGTCCACGACCCGCGAAATTGGGAAAAGGCTAATCCGATGCTGCGATATAACAGTGACCTCAGAGCTCAAGTTGAGCAAGAGTACGAGACTGCAAAAGTGACACCCTCGCTTATGGTTGAGTTCATGACAAAGAGAATGAACTGTCCTACTGAGAACCTGGCGACGGCCGTTGCGACTTGGGATAACATACTGGCGACTAATCAAGACTTCCCAGAGCTAATTGGCCAGAACTGTATAGGAGCGGTAGACTACGCACGCGTGCGCGACTTTTGCGCTGTGGGATTGCTCTTTAAAGTCGCAGACAAACGCTACTGGATACATCACACTTTTATCCCCGCCTCGGCGTTAGTCGTTCAGAAGTTTAATTTTGATATTGAGGCTGCGGTAAAACAAGGACTCTGCACAATCGTGCAGGGTGAAACAATAGAGCCAGACATTGTGGCGGACTGGTTTGAAGTGCAAGCCCGTAAGTATCGAATACAGCGGGTCTGCATGGATGACTATAAGTATCAATATATGAAACCTGAACTTTCGTCACGCGGATTTGAGCCATGGATTGTCCGAAACGGGAAAACGACGCACACGAAAGTGCTGCCCCTTGTTGATATGTTATTTGCTAAACATAAACTTGTTTTCGGAAATGACATGATGATGCGCTGGTATACAAATAATACCTATTTGGATATTGATACAAAAGGCAATGTAAGTTTTGAAAAAATAGACCCTGAGAAACGTAAGAACGACGGATTTATGGCGCTGATTCATGCACTAACACAAGATGGTGAGTTAAAAGAAGTGAGACGTATTAGACGTAAACCACGAAGTTACAGTTACTAG
- a CDS encoding head maturation protease, ClpP-related → MTKRKFSCFNFKKDTESNTAEIDIYGDIVADGFQWYESDITSFDFKKDLDALGDVSKIYVNINSNGGFVYEGQAIYNQLVRHPAQIHVRIDGMAASIASVIAMAGDIIEMPANAQMMIHEPAGGAFGNKSDLESAIRALDASKQSIIAAYRMHTTLEVSEIESMMAEEKWMSGQEAYELGFATLVTNPLQQVALAKSPVTNTFRNVPENLVREEQTKSKSEPAKQSLDIDALTMAVAAKLQDSNVLRSLEPSNKTTNKTTNKTTKASPLFDAFKALSE, encoded by the coding sequence ATGACAAAACGGAAATTTTCTTGTTTCAATTTTAAAAAAGATACAGAATCGAATACCGCCGAGATTGATATCTATGGCGATATAGTGGCAGATGGGTTTCAGTGGTACGAGTCAGACATCACATCATTTGATTTTAAAAAGGACTTGGACGCATTGGGAGATGTTAGCAAGATTTACGTCAACATCAACTCTAATGGCGGATTCGTATACGAGGGGCAAGCTATCTATAATCAGTTAGTGCGTCACCCAGCACAAATCCATGTCCGCATCGATGGCATGGCGGCTTCTATTGCTTCGGTAATTGCGATGGCCGGGGATATCATTGAAATGCCGGCAAATGCGCAGATGATGATACACGAACCCGCAGGCGGCGCTTTCGGAAATAAGTCAGACCTTGAGTCAGCCATCCGCGCGTTAGATGCAAGTAAGCAGTCTATCATCGCCGCCTACAGGATGCATACAACCTTAGAGGTGAGCGAAATCGAGTCCATGATGGCAGAAGAGAAATGGATGTCGGGGCAGGAGGCTTATGAGCTAGGCTTTGCCACACTAGTAACAAATCCGTTACAACAAGTAGCATTAGCGAAAAGCCCTGTTACGAATACATTCAGAAATGTACCAGAGAACCTAGTAAGAGAAGAGCAAACCAAGTCCAAGTCCGAACCAGCCAAGCAATCCCTAGACATAGATGCGTTAACTATGGCGGTCGCAGCTAAGCTGCAAGATAGTAATGTACTTCGTTCACTAGAGCCGTCAAATAAAACAACAAATAAAACAACAAATAAAACAACAAAGGCGAGTCCACTTTTCGATGCTTTTAAAGCATTGTCTGAGTGA
- a CDS encoding phage portal protein, which translates to MGLLDAFLSLGTGSKKNSYEARKERMDYLIEEVTANIYFKQLAVQTSVNLIAKTLARCEFKTFKNGKVHKGETYYSLNIEPNINQSKTAFLNDLVSQLIYSDEGALVVQTDDMQLLVADSYQRNKYAVKSNDYQFVESNNYVFQRTFYEKDVLFLELNNKQIRATIDGLYDSYGKLISGSIKNYNRKNARKLVLYISALFDQEFDKYENEGDEESEADKRIDDLMNNRFKNFFAEGDSVVTLEEGLKLDDFSSSDTKNQASSRDIRAAVDDVIDLVAMAFHIPRGLLKGDVADIEQMTNNFLTFCINPIIEQIENELNRKLFTKEEYLAGNCVKISTDRIKAFDLKDIAGSMEVLVRIGAFSVNDVLEFIGKERIDEAWADEHIITKNYAEIDKYLKGGDEE; encoded by the coding sequence TTGGGATTACTAGATGCTTTTCTGAGCCTGGGCACAGGCAGTAAAAAGAATTCATATGAAGCTCGAAAGGAGCGAATGGATTACTTAATTGAAGAGGTTACAGCAAATATATACTTCAAGCAATTAGCTGTTCAAACAAGTGTAAACTTAATCGCGAAAACATTAGCAAGGTGCGAATTTAAAACATTCAAAAATGGTAAAGTCCATAAAGGGGAAACTTACTACAGTCTCAACATAGAACCAAACATAAATCAATCGAAAACAGCCTTTTTAAATGATTTAGTCTCACAGCTCATATATAGCGATGAGGGTGCTCTAGTTGTACAGACGGACGATATGCAGTTACTGGTTGCGGACTCATATCAGCGAAATAAATATGCAGTTAAGTCAAATGACTATCAATTTGTCGAATCTAACAATTATGTTTTCCAGCGTACTTTTTATGAGAAAGACGTACTGTTTTTAGAGCTAAACAACAAGCAAATTCGTGCGACTATTGATGGCCTTTATGACAGCTATGGGAAACTGATATCAGGTTCTATTAAAAACTATAATAGGAAGAATGCGCGAAAGCTTGTGCTTTACATCAGTGCTCTTTTCGACCAGGAGTTTGACAAGTACGAAAATGAAGGTGATGAGGAATCAGAAGCAGATAAACGAATCGACGACCTCATGAATAACCGATTTAAGAACTTTTTTGCCGAAGGAGACTCCGTAGTTACGCTAGAGGAGGGCCTAAAGCTAGATGATTTCAGCAGCTCGGATACAAAGAATCAAGCCAGTAGCCGTGATATTCGTGCCGCGGTGGATGATGTTATTGATCTCGTCGCTATGGCGTTTCATATCCCGCGCGGTCTGCTAAAAGGTGATGTGGCGGACATTGAACAGATGACTAATAACTTTTTGACATTCTGCATTAATCCTATCATCGAACAGATTGAGAACGAGTTAAATAGAAAACTATTTACAAAAGAGGAATATTTAGCAGGTAATTGCGTTAAAATTTCAACGGACCGCATCAAAGCCTTTGATTTGAAGGACATCGCGGGAAGTATGGAAGTTCTAGTACGTATTGGTGCCTTTAGTGTTAACGATGTGCTTGAGTTTATCGGAAAAGAACGAATTGACGAGGCTTGGGCTGATGAGCATATTATTACGAAGAACTACGCAGAGATTGATAAGTACTTGAAAGGAGGTGATGAAGAATGA
- a CDS encoding nucleoside triphosphate pyrophosphohydrolase family protein, whose product MTLNEYQQKAMRTNTAQGKDDVMSLLNYALGTAGEAGEVADIIKKHAFHGHKLSIDDLISELGDVLWYVSQLAMMLGVNLSDVAKDNIAKLEARYPDGFSKTDSINRKENG is encoded by the coding sequence ATGACTTTGAATGAGTACCAGCAAAAGGCAATGCGAACAAATACAGCACAAGGTAAAGATGATGTGATGAGCTTACTGAACTATGCACTTGGAACGGCAGGCGAGGCTGGTGAGGTAGCAGATATAATCAAAAAGCACGCTTTCCACGGACACAAACTAAGTATAGACGATTTAATATCAGAGTTGGGCGATGTACTGTGGTATGTGTCTCAGCTAGCAATGATGCTTGGGGTAAACCTATCCGATGTAGCGAAGGATAATATAGCTAAACTTGAAGCACGATACCCAGATGGGTTTAGCAAGACCGATAGTATTAACAGAAAGGAGAATGGCTAA
- a CDS encoding virulence-associated E family protein, with protein sequence MNAKDIAVSADGKLTLAVGKSRKEKAWKNKETSWQKVLEKISQTTRTSETIDEYLQMSKAEQSSIKDIGGFVGGTLLKGRRKAENVKWRQLITLDADFAAPGLWEEIELFYNFACAVYSTHKHTAEKPRLRVVIPLARAVTPDEYQAVSRRIAADLDIDVFDDTTYQPHRLMYWPSTAKNGTFEFHYQDGDWLDPDRVLARYDDWADPSFWPESSRRENARKKLADRQGNPLEKHGIVGAFCKTYMIQDAIETFLADKYEPTNDGRYTYTDGSTAGGLVLYEDGLFAYSHHGTDPISEKLVNAFDLVRIHKFGAQDDDAQEGTPVNRLPSFLAMADFARNDDNVKEHLVESSLTSALEDFADMLDEADEEIEEVDKSWMKKLTLNRNGKIESTAPNILRILENDPHLRGKFGYNEFNYRMSILGNVPWRKTAKKVEEKNDLDDSALRNYLESVYQISGKEKIKDALREVMHRQRFHPVRNYLNELEWDKKKRLDTLLIDYLGATDSEYTRVVTRKTFVAAVARVQVPGIKFDQVLTLTGMQGIGKSTLLDKLGKEWYSDSLEDLHGKSAYELLQGYWIMELGELSALNKTEVEKAKAFISAREDRFRVAYGENVQGFPRQCIFIATTNDNTFLRDGTGNRRFWPVEVQGFGKKSVFKDLQEDEVNQIWAEAFVRFKEGESLYLQGELEKQAKIQQAKFTESNALEGLIREYLETPVPADWSEWNASARRAFLKGEDFEEVEQDGLGLRDKTCAMEIWCEVLDGEAKQLTKQKAREINDALRNIEGWEYNQEALRFGKIYGKQRAFTRKALPR encoded by the coding sequence TTGAATGCGAAAGATATTGCTGTCTCCGCAGATGGCAAACTGACCCTAGCGGTCGGAAAAAGCCGAAAAGAAAAAGCGTGGAAGAACAAAGAGACCTCATGGCAAAAAGTACTAGAAAAAATAAGTCAAACAACCAGAACGAGCGAAACTATCGATGAGTATTTGCAGATGTCGAAAGCAGAGCAATCTAGCATAAAAGATATTGGTGGGTTTGTAGGTGGTACACTGCTAAAAGGACGACGTAAAGCTGAGAATGTGAAGTGGCGGCAATTAATCACACTAGATGCTGATTTTGCAGCACCCGGTCTTTGGGAAGAAATAGAGCTATTCTATAACTTTGCATGTGCTGTATACTCTACACACAAACACACAGCTGAAAAGCCACGATTGCGGGTAGTTATCCCGCTAGCAAGAGCAGTTACACCAGATGAGTATCAAGCGGTTAGTAGAAGGATTGCAGCCGATTTGGATATCGACGTATTTGACGATACGACTTATCAGCCTCACCGTTTAATGTACTGGCCGAGCACCGCAAAGAATGGCACATTTGAGTTTCACTATCAAGATGGGGACTGGTTAGACCCAGATAGAGTGCTGGCCCGCTACGATGACTGGGCGGACCCCTCGTTCTGGCCAGAGTCGTCTAGACGTGAAAATGCCCGTAAAAAATTAGCTGATAGACAAGGAAATCCACTAGAGAAACACGGTATTGTAGGAGCTTTCTGTAAAACTTATATGATACAGGATGCCATCGAGACCTTTTTGGCGGACAAGTACGAGCCGACAAATGACGGGCGATACACCTATACGGACGGAAGCACAGCGGGTGGACTGGTGTTATATGAGGATGGGCTATTTGCTTATAGCCATCATGGCACCGACCCTATCTCAGAGAAGTTAGTGAATGCATTTGATTTAGTACGCATTCACAAATTTGGCGCACAGGACGATGACGCACAGGAAGGAACTCCAGTCAATCGCTTGCCTTCTTTCTTGGCTATGGCGGACTTTGCTAGAAATGATGATAACGTTAAAGAACATCTAGTTGAGTCGTCGCTCACAAGTGCCTTGGAAGATTTTGCGGACATGTTAGATGAAGCGGATGAGGAAATCGAAGAAGTAGATAAAAGCTGGATGAAGAAGCTAACACTGAACCGAAACGGAAAAATAGAGTCTACCGCACCGAACATCTTAAGAATTCTAGAAAATGACCCACATTTGAGAGGGAAATTTGGCTATAACGAATTTAATTACCGCATGTCTATTCTTGGCAATGTGCCTTGGAGGAAGACTGCTAAAAAGGTAGAGGAGAAGAATGATTTAGATGATAGTGCTTTGCGAAATTATCTAGAGTCTGTATATCAAATTAGTGGCAAGGAAAAAATTAAAGATGCGTTAAGAGAGGTCATGCACCGTCAACGGTTTCACCCTGTGCGAAATTATTTAAACGAACTAGAATGGGACAAGAAAAAGCGACTTGATACATTATTGATTGATTATCTAGGTGCGACTGATTCGGAGTATACAAGAGTTGTGACACGCAAGACGTTTGTAGCCGCGGTGGCTAGGGTGCAGGTTCCTGGTATCAAATTTGACCAGGTTCTCACATTAACAGGTATGCAAGGGATTGGAAAAAGTACATTACTAGATAAGCTTGGAAAAGAATGGTATTCGGATAGCCTAGAAGATTTACATGGAAAATCGGCATATGAGTTGTTGCAAGGCTACTGGATAATGGAGCTGGGTGAATTGTCTGCTTTGAATAAAACAGAAGTAGAGAAAGCAAAAGCATTTATATCAGCAAGAGAAGACCGCTTTCGTGTCGCCTATGGTGAGAATGTACAGGGCTTTCCACGACAGTGCATTTTCATAGCGACTACAAATGATAACACGTTTTTGCGGGACGGAACCGGAAATCGGCGTTTCTGGCCTGTGGAAGTTCAGGGGTTTGGTAAGAAATCGGTGTTTAAGGATTTGCAAGAAGACGAAGTAAACCAGATTTGGGCAGAAGCATTTGTCCGATTTAAAGAAGGGGAGTCGCTTTATTTACAAGGCGAACTAGAAAAACAAGCGAAGATACAACAAGCTAAATTTACGGAATCAAATGCATTAGAAGGCCTCATCCGTGAATATCTTGAGACACCAGTTCCAGCGGATTGGAGTGAATGGAACGCATCAGCTAGAAGAGCCTTTTTAAAGGGCGAAGACTTCGAGGAAGTGGAGCAAGATGGCTTAGGGTTGAGGGACAAGACGTGCGCAATGGAGATATGGTGCGAAGTGCTGGATGGCGAAGCAAAACAACTGACAAAGCAGAAAGCACGTGAGATAAATGACGCACTAAGAAATATTGAAGGCTGGGAGTATAACCAAGAGGCGCTACGTTTTGGAAAAATTTATGGAAAACAACGAGCTTTTACTAGAAAAGCTTTACCAAGATAA
- a CDS encoding plasmid partitioning protein, whose product MRVSEFTDKSITWAWDPVNGASFYRVYLGGALTPEETTDNTFTSTNLLADTVYSASVSAVSRYNLESKASDTVSQKTDIISAEQ is encoded by the coding sequence TTGCGGGTCTCTGAATTCACGGACAAATCAATTACGTGGGCTTGGGACCCCGTCAATGGGGCCTCCTTTTACAGAGTTTATTTAGGGGGAGCACTAACTCCCGAAGAAACAACAGACAACACATTCACCAGTACTAATCTACTTGCTGATACAGTATACAGTGCAAGTGTTTCAGCTGTTTCAAGGTATAATTTAGAAAGTAAAGCATCTGATACTGTTAGTCAGAAAACTGATATTATCTCAGCAGAGCAGTAA